The following are encoded together in the Pungitius pungitius chromosome 7, fPunPun2.1, whole genome shotgun sequence genome:
- the ell gene encoding RNA polymerase II elongation factor ELL, with product MAALKEEQCYGLSCGRVSNGSNVSVFHVKLTDSALRAFEGFQSSKVLSSRPLIRFNGNQGKISIPRSENSSELQSFTFYLSNVGRDNPQGSFDCIQQYITSEGSIQLDCLGGIQDKITVCATDESYQKARENMAQVEEETRSRSAIVIKPGGRFVGKKVQIRKPAPGLSDVAPLRRTSRPVIISSSTIKKGTPQHRPLRERLTHLLALKPYKKAELILRLQKDGLLPLDKDSLDSYLQQVANLNGKDNTFTLKDILYKEIQNDWPGYTEGDQQLLKRIMFKKQSQNSAAPLLESPPKELAGSSPSQKRPAADFIDPLANKKPRISHLASKAAAAPVNGKLSNGRGEAGGAPAGGAPAGLALSMSDAAVTSSSQPLPLLDIPRPFEALSDVSNDSSHNGRDCDSQETAASERLGQQPTLLSGPPPGVAASPPQLPPAHPGPVVPRDKSPSSLHSKSRKKSKKHKDKEKGKDKAKEKAQEKERKSRGDRVPEPKQACALSPASLKSIPYKSTDLNGVCNSTSIPTSSPEVAGYLLKYTVIASPEQRQRYKNDFNAEYSEYRGLHARIDGITRQFTVLDNELKQLHQGTEKYKTIHNQILQEYHKIKKTNPNYSQEKNRCEYLHNKLAYIKRLIAEYDQQQL from the exons ATGGCGGCGCTGAAGGAGGAGCAGTGCTACGGACTGTCCTGTGGAAGAGTGAGCAACGGCAGCAATGTCTCCGTCTTTCACGTTAAACTCACTGACAGCGCGCTGCGGGCGTTCGAGGGCTTCCAGAGCAGCAAG GTTCTGTCATCACGGCCATTGATCAGATTTAATGGAAACCAAGGG AAAATTTCAATACCTCGGTCAGAAAATTCCAGTGAACTGCAGTCGTTTACTTTCTACCTGTCGAATGTGGGCAGAGACAACCCCCAGGGCAGCTTCGACTGCATCCAGCAGTACATCACGAG TGAAGGGAGCATTCAGCTGGATTGTTTGGGTGGGATCCAGGACAAGATTACAGTGTGTGCCACGGACGAGTCCTACCAGAAGGCCAGGGAAAACATGGCCCAGGTCGAGGAGGAGACGCGCAGCCGGAGTGCCATCGTCATCAAGCCCGGGGGCAGATTTGTAG gtAAGAAGGTTCAGATCCGGAAACCGGCACCTGGCCTGTCGGACGTCGCCCCGCTGCGGAGGACGTCTCGGCCTGTCATCATCTCCAGCAGCACGATAAAGAAGGGCACGCCTCAGCACAGGCCGCTCCGAGAGCGCCTCACGCACCTGCTGGCACTCAAGCCTTACAAGAAGGCCGAGCTGATTCTGAGATTGCAGAAAGATGGCCTCTTGCCATTGGACAAGGACTCCCTGGATAGCTACCTGCAACAg GTGGCGAACCTGAATGGGAAAGACAACACCTTCACATTGAAGGACATTTTGTATAAGGAGATTCAGAACGACTGGCCCGGCTACACGGAAGGAGACCAGCAGCTTCTCAAGAGAATCATGTTCAA gaaacagAGCCAGAACAGCGCCGCCCCTCTGCTGGAGAGCCCGCCCAAAGAGCTGGCCGGCAGCTCGCCGTCTCAG AAACGACCTGCTGCCGACTTCATCGACCCTCTCGCCAACAAAAAGCCGAGGATATCGCATCTCGCCAGCAAGGCTGCAGCGGCCCCAGTCAACGGCAAGCTCAGCAACGGGCGAGGGGAGGCGGGCGGGGCTCCGGCGGGCGGGGCTCCGGCGGGCCTGGCGCTCTCCATGTCGGACGCCGCCGTGACGTCCAGCTCGCAGCCGCTCCCGCTGCTCGACATCCCCCGTCCCTTCGAAGCGCTGTCGGACGTCAGCAACGACTCCAGCCACAACGGGCGCGACTGCGACTCTCAGGAAACGGCGGCGTCCGAGCGGCTGGGCCAGCAGCCGACGCTGCTCTCGGGCCCGCCGCCCGGCGTCGCCGCCTCGCCGCCGCAGCTCCCCCCCGCGCACCCGGGCCCAGTTGTTCCCCGGGACAAGAGCCCGTCGTCTTTGCACAGCAAGTCCAGGAAGAAGTCCAAAAAGCATAAAGACAAGGAGAAGGGCAAGGACAAGGCGAAAGAAAAGGCtcaagagaaggagaggaagagtcgTGGGGATCGAGTGCCTGAGCCCAAACAAGCCTGTGCGCTGAGTCCAGCCAGCCTCAAAAGTATTCCATACAAAagcacag ATCTGAACGGGGTGTGCAACAGTACCAGTATTCCTACGTCGTCACCAGAGGTGGCGGGCTATTTATT gaaGTACACGGTGATCGCCTCTCCGGAGCAGCGCCAAAGGTATAAAAACGATTTCAACGCAGAGTACAGCGAGTACCGGGGTCTGCACGCCCGGATAGACGGCATCACCCGGCAGTTCACTGTGCTCGACAACGAGCTGAAACAGCTCCATCAAGGCACAGAGAAGTACAAG ACAATCCACAATCAGATACTTCAAGAgtatcataaaataaaaaaa ACTAATCCAAACTATAGCCAAGAGAAGAACCGCTGTGAATATCTACACAACAAACTGGCCTACATAAAGAGACTCATTGCCGAGTACGATCAACAGCAACTTTAA